One Mucilaginibacter ginkgonis genomic region harbors:
- a CDS encoding YqjF family protein, which translates to MRQKRFLTARWDNLIMMNYEVDPKVLQKHLPPFTELDLWEGKALVSVVGFLFADTKVWGIKWPFHVNFEEVNLRFYVRHFDGKEWKRGAVFISEIVPKRIIPVIANTIYNEHYIAMPMRHSIKVESDRLTKYVYGWKFKGEWAEIAVTVDCDYTEMLPNGPEQFIFEHYWGYNKLNDLQTLEYAVEHPSWQVAKVVDYKLTMDVSATYGEDFVPYLSKQPFSVFFAKGSEVVVRVAGKITGPAVRGV; encoded by the coding sequence ATGCGGCAGAAACGCTTCTTGACAGCACGTTGGGACAATCTCATTATGATGAATTATGAGGTAGACCCTAAGGTTCTTCAAAAACATTTACCGCCTTTTACCGAGCTTGATCTGTGGGAAGGCAAAGCCCTTGTAAGTGTTGTAGGTTTCCTTTTTGCCGATACTAAGGTTTGGGGTATAAAATGGCCGTTTCACGTAAATTTCGAAGAGGTTAACCTTCGTTTTTATGTGAGACACTTTGATGGCAAAGAGTGGAAACGAGGCGCAGTTTTTATTAGTGAAATAGTGCCGAAAAGAATCATCCCTGTCATCGCTAACACCATTTACAATGAGCATTACATAGCAATGCCAATGCGGCATTCCATCAAAGTTGAAAGTGACAGATTAACAAAGTATGTTTACGGATGGAAGTTTAAAGGAGAATGGGCGGAGATAGCCGTGACCGTTGACTGTGATTATACAGAAATGCTGCCTAACGGGCCTGAGCAATTTATTTTTGAACATTACTGGGGCTATAATAAACTTAATGATTTGCAAACGCTGGAGTATGCTGTCGAGCATCCATCATGGCAGGTGGCAAAAGTGGTTGACTATAAACTAACGATGGATGTAAGCGCGACTTACGGGGAAGATTTCGTACCATATTTAAGCAAGCAGCCATTTTCTGTATTTTTTGCAAAAGGCTCTGAAGTGGTGGTGAGGGTTGCAGGTAAAATTACCGGGCCCGCAGTACGCGGCGTATAG
- a CDS encoding M48 family metallopeptidase, giving the protein MKIPTLLSLAILAVALSSCSTVPLTGRSQLNVVSDAEINQSAATSYRTLLSDPKTKVIANTADAQRVQRVGSRLARAVQNYLQQNGYANQYNFDWQFNLIQSGEINAWCMPGGKVAVYSGILPYSRDDAGLATVLGHEIGHAIAHHSAERISQQYVAQGIGAAIGTAANVSNNRTVGIVNSLYGVGGQLVLLKYSRNQESEADRLGLTFMALAGYDPHIAVGFWQRMAAANPGNGTPEFLSTHPADATRIAAIQNELPEAMKYYHP; this is encoded by the coding sequence ATGAAGATACCTACACTTCTTAGCTTGGCAATTTTAGCCGTTGCGCTAAGCTCTTGCTCAACCGTTCCGCTCACAGGCCGCAGTCAGTTAAATGTGGTCAGCGATGCAGAGATCAATCAATCGGCGGCTACCAGTTATCGCACGTTGCTTTCAGATCCTAAAACCAAGGTTATAGCCAACACAGCCGACGCACAGCGGGTGCAACGTGTAGGGTCAAGACTGGCACGCGCGGTCCAGAATTATCTTCAGCAGAACGGTTACGCCAATCAGTATAATTTTGACTGGCAGTTTAACCTTATACAAAGCGGCGAAATAAATGCTTGGTGCATGCCAGGTGGTAAGGTTGCAGTTTATAGCGGCATTTTGCCTTATAGCCGCGACGATGCCGGTTTGGCAACTGTATTGGGCCACGAAATCGGCCATGCAATTGCACACCACTCAGCCGAACGTATCTCCCAACAATATGTTGCGCAAGGTATAGGCGCGGCTATCGGTACTGCTGCCAACGTTTCTAATAACCGTACTGTAGGCATCGTTAACTCGCTATATGGCGTTGGGGGGCAATTGGTTTTGCTAAAATACTCCCGCAACCAGGAAAGCGAAGCCGATAGGTTAGGTCTAACCTTTATGGCGCTTGCCGGCTATGACCCGCACATAGCCGTAGGTTTCTGGCAAAGGATGGCTGCCGCAAATCCCGGCAACGGAACACCTGAGTTTTTGAGCACGCACCCGGCTGATGCTACGCGTATTGCGGCAATTCAAAACGAATTGCCGGAGGCGATGAAATACTATCATCCTTAA
- the plsY gene encoding glycerol-3-phosphate 1-O-acyltransferase PlsY, protein MISIYSISALILAYFLGSIPTAVWIGKAFYKIDIREYGSGNAGATNTFRVLGKKAGIPVMLIDILKGYVATNLAYFIGVSTTGNVQSVVFINYMLALGITAVMGHLFPIFAGFRGGKGIATLFGMVLAINLHAALLCVIVFIVILLITRYVSLSSIVAGFVYPIAVAFIFPVYIKSVVIYGMCMCVLILVTHQKNIERLLKGKESKVNLFKKKAA, encoded by the coding sequence ATGATATCTATCTACTCTATTTCAGCGCTTATTCTTGCCTACTTTCTCGGCTCTATACCAACAGCCGTATGGATAGGTAAAGCGTTTTACAAGATAGACATTCGTGAGTACGGCAGCGGTAACGCAGGAGCAACTAACACCTTTAGGGTATTAGGGAAAAAAGCTGGAATACCGGTAATGCTCATAGATATCCTCAAAGGGTATGTTGCTACCAACCTGGCCTATTTTATAGGCGTTTCTACTACAGGCAATGTACAATCGGTTGTATTTATCAACTATATGCTGGCATTGGGCATAACTGCAGTTATGGGCCACTTATTCCCGATTTTTGCAGGGTTTAGAGGCGGTAAAGGTATTGCCACTTTGTTTGGAATGGTTTTAGCTATTAACCTGCATGCCGCTTTACTTTGCGTAATAGTGTTCATTGTTATTTTGCTTATAACCCGCTATGTATCATTAAGTTCTATTGTGGCGGGTTTTGTGTATCCTATTGCTGTTGCATTCATTTTCCCGGTTTACATAAAATCGGTAGTGATATATGGCATGTGTATGTGCGTACTCATTTTGGTTACACATCAAAAAAACATAGAGCGATTACTTAAAGGCAAAGAATCAAAAGTCAACCTCTTTAAAAAAAAGGCGGCCTGA